In Microbulbifer sp. GL-2, the following are encoded in one genomic region:
- a CDS encoding CaiB/BaiF CoA-transferase family protein → MDDHKNPLQGLKILDFTTLLPGPYATMLLADMGAEVLRIESPTRPDMLRGLPPIIDTENPVSAAHATINRNKKSLALDLKTPEAKEIIRRLLREYDIVIEQFRPGVMEKLGFGYESLRAIRADIIYCSITGYGQSGPLKQRAGHDINYLARSGLASYSGRSKTGPSLSGMQVADIAGGSHHAVMAILAAVYKRMQNNSGVHIDISMTDCAFALNAINGANALVENCDPQLEMELLNGGSFYDYYRTADNRYLAVGSLEPQFAKAFFAGIGHPEWINRVLEADQQEQLKRDISDIVAQRNLRQWTDIFDGNDACVEPVLNFSEAAESTLIQERKMLCLASTSNGYTIRQINTPFCFDGEKNQRYIAGSPLGEHNQAILQAIGYEPDEIDTISSQGITT, encoded by the coding sequence ATGGACGATCATAAAAACCCTCTTCAAGGGCTTAAAATCCTGGATTTCACGACCCTTTTGCCAGGTCCCTACGCAACTATGTTACTGGCCGACATGGGTGCAGAAGTTCTGCGAATTGAATCCCCAACACGCCCTGATATGTTGCGCGGTCTACCCCCGATAATTGATACTGAAAATCCGGTATCCGCTGCACACGCTACAATTAATCGCAATAAAAAATCCTTGGCATTGGACCTAAAAACCCCTGAAGCAAAGGAAATCATTCGCCGCCTCCTCAGAGAATACGACATTGTTATCGAGCAATTCCGTCCCGGCGTAATGGAAAAACTGGGGTTCGGATACGAATCGCTCCGTGCAATCCGCGCGGATATTATCTACTGCTCGATCACCGGCTATGGGCAGAGCGGCCCCCTCAAGCAGCGGGCCGGCCACGATATCAACTACTTGGCCCGCTCAGGCCTGGCCAGCTATTCCGGCCGAAGCAAAACTGGCCCCAGCCTCAGTGGTATGCAGGTAGCCGATATTGCAGGAGGCTCCCATCACGCAGTTATGGCAATCCTTGCCGCAGTATATAAGCGTATGCAAAACAATTCCGGTGTACATATCGACATCAGTATGACTGATTGTGCCTTCGCTCTGAATGCCATAAATGGAGCAAATGCTCTGGTTGAAAATTGTGACCCTCAGTTGGAAATGGAATTGCTCAATGGTGGCAGTTTTTATGATTACTATCGCACAGCGGATAATCGCTACCTGGCTGTAGGCAGCCTGGAACCACAGTTCGCAAAAGCATTTTTCGCGGGGATAGGTCATCCAGAGTGGATAAACCGTGTACTGGAAGCAGACCAGCAGGAACAATTAAAGCGGGATATCAGCGATATAGTAGCCCAACGCAACCTTAGGCAATGGACAGATATTTTTGACGGTAATGATGCCTGTGTAGAACCTGTACTCAATTTCAGCGAGGCCGCCGAAAGCACATTAATACAAGAACGCAAAATGCTTTGCCTGGCAAGCACATCTAACGGATATACCATCAGGCAAATAAATACCCCGTTTTGTTTTGATGGAGAAAAAAACCAGCGATATATTGCAGGATCCCCCCTGGGTGAACACAACCAGGCTATTTTACAGGCTATCGGCTACGAACCAGACGAGATTGATACGATTTCTTCTCAAGGAATAACTACCTGA